In a genomic window of Myotis daubentonii chromosome X, mMyoDau2.1, whole genome shotgun sequence:
- the LOC132223989 gene encoding LOW QUALITY PROTEIN: uncharacterized protein LOC132223989 (The sequence of the model RefSeq protein was modified relative to this genomic sequence to represent the inferred CDS: substituted 1 base at 1 genomic stop codon) has product MELEYYIFGPLSCLCLCFFGFTLWIYWMDIMGQAQTTPLSIMVDHFKEVKGRASNLSAEVRKDRWRTFCSKEWPTFGVGWPPEGTFDLPTIRRVRDVVSQPKEGHPGQLSYIVTWQDLVENPPPWLRPFLPPHPPEPEPILALQEAEKKKEKKVTLPSAPAPPYPVLQGGTGEELIFPPPYHFHRTPERFDPTPSREADAVPGMAGGGVPGMAAVLVPVGGPPLTRQRAQRELSVAAPDSTIKTLPLRAAGPPDADGNQPHIYWPFATSDLYNWKAQNPKFSEKPGRLIDLLDSVLFTHQPTWDDCQQLLQVLFTTEERERILNEARKMVPGVDGNPTTNQAQIDVSFPLTRPEWDFNTAEGKERLLVYRQTLMGGLRRAARKPTNLTKVGNVQQERDESPAAFLERIMEAYRTYTPMDPEAPENKAAVIMSFINQSAMDIRKKLQRIDRLGEKSLQDLLVVAEKVFNNREPPEDRQARAMVAASEKQTRNLAKILLATTMESPGERTRHLRQLADGQERGKRTARDGKRKLQQNQCAYCKEIGHWVRECPKKAGKKGNKTDRVEVLELEGLSDXGSRGSDPLPEPRVTLKVEGTPVDFLVDTGAQHSVLRTPQGKLASKKSWVQGATGMSQYSWTTRRTVDLGTGRVSHSFMVIPECPYPLLGRDLLTKIGAQITFRQGGPQVTDGKGHPIQVLTLRLEDEYRLHQGAPPVENNMDRWLREFPTAWAETGGVGLAAHRAPTLVELKPGEGPMRVKQYPMSQEARKGIQPHIRRLRSLGVMVPCQSAWNTPLLPVRKPHTNDYRPVQDLREVNKRVLDIHPTVPNPYTLLSSLAPSRIWYTVLDLKDAFFSLPLAPQSQPLFAFEWHDPEEGYSGQLTWTRLPQGFKNLPTIFDEALHEDLGEYRREHPNLTLLQYVDDILIAADTAKDCEQGTKDLLATLGTLGYRASAKKAQICQKRVSYLGYILEGGQRRLSDARKETVLKIPAPTSRREVREFLGSAGYCRLWIPSFAEIARPLYEATKEGKAFKWTETEEIAFNQIKKALLAAPALGLPDITKPFRLFVDERKGVAKGVLTQALGPWSRPVAYLSKKLDPVAAGWPPCLRIIAATALLVKDADKLTLGQGIWITTPHAIEGVLKQPPDRWMSNARMTHYQSLLLNPPRVRFHPSAALNPATLLPDPDLDAPLHDCAGILEQVHGLRKDLTDRPLPDAEATWFTDGSSFVRNGSRYAGAAVVTDTNTVWAEDLPPGTSAQRAELIALTKALTLGAGKRLNVYTDSRYAFATAHVHGAIYQERGLLTAEGRTIKNKQEILDLLAALWLPAKLAIIHCQGHQKADDPVAKGNQKADQAAKAVALTSVPTMALQLPDPGDPVLPDQPKYSQEELQRIRKLPRAQEIKGWWHTPEGELILPDWLGDTMLKHMHQSTHLGTRKMKDLIQHARIKIHQQNTKIDQVVSACKTCQLTNARVGSNERGTRLRGTKPGAQWEVDFTEIKPGKYGYKYLLVFIDTFSGWVEAYPTKHETAQTVAKKLLEDILPRGLQRAHEDIWPRLRAIYETSPTPTPHQHRPGDWVYVRRHHQETLEPRWKGPYTVVLTTPTALKVDGVATWVHHTHVRSADPSTIRKDFITKWSVDRDQRNPLKLKLRRARPA; this is encoded by the exons atggagttggaataCTATATTTTCGGGCCCCTtagttgtctgtgtttgtgttttttcggTTTTACTTTGTGGATTTACTGGATGGACATTATGGGACAggctcaaactactcctttaagcattatggtcgatcATTTCAAAGAGGTAAAGGGAAGGGCCAGCAACCTCAGTGCGGAGGTCCGGAAGGACCGGTGGCGGACTTTTTGTTCTAAGGAGTGGCCGACTTTTGGTGTTGGGTGGCCGCCGGAGGGGACGTTCGATCTCCCCACCATTCGCCGGGTTAGGGACGTCGTCTCCCAACCCAAAGAGGGACATCCTGGTCAACTCTCTTACATTGTTACTTGGCAGGACCTCGTGGAAAATCCACCACCTTGGCTTAGGCCCTTCTTACCTCCACACCCTCCGGAGCCAGAACCCATTCTTGCCTTGCAGGAAgcggagaagaagaaggagaagaaagtcaCCCTGCCGTCAGCTCCAGCTCCCCCCTACCCGGTTTTGCAGGGGGGAACTGGAGAAGAGTTAATTTTTCCTCCCCCATATCATTTCCACAGGACGCCGGAGAGATTTGATCCTACCCCGTCGCGGGAAGCTGACGCAGTTCCgggaatggctgggggcggggttccgGGAATGGCCGCGGTTCTGGTTCCGGTAGGAGGCCCACCTCTCACCCGGCAAAGAGCTCAACGGGAGCTGTCTGTCGCAGCACCCGACTCCACTATCAAGACCCTGCCCTTACGAGCCGCTGGACCTCCGGATGCGGATGGCAACCAGCCCCATATTTATTGGCCTTTCGCAACTAGCGACCTCTATAACTGGAAGGCACAGAACCCTAAGTTCTCCGAAAAACCGGGGAGACTTATTGACTTGctagattctgttcttttcacccatcagcccacatgggacgactgtcagcagcttttacaggttctgttcacgacggaggagagagaaaggatcctCAATGAGGCCCGAAAGATGGTTCCCGGTGTAGACGGAAATCCGACCACGAACCAGGCCCAGAtagatgtctcttttcccttaactaggcctgaatgggatttcaacacggcagaaggtaaggagaggctcTTGGTCTACCGTCAGACTCTAATGGGAGGTCTCCGCAGGGCTGCTAGAAAGCCCACCAATTTGACCAAGGTAGGGAATGTACAGCAGGAAAGAGAtgagtctccagctgcctttcTAGAACGGATCATGGAGGCATATCGCACCTATACCCCCATGGATCCAGAAGCCCCTGAGAATAAGGCAGCTGTAATCATGAGTTTTATAAACCAGTCAGCCATGGACATTAGAAAGAAACTACAGAGAATAGATAGATTAGGAGAAAAGAGTTTACAGGATTTACTGGTAGTAGCAGAGAAGGTGTTCAATAACCGAGAGCCCCCTGAGGATAGGCAAGCCCGCGCCATGGTGGCTGCCAGTGAGAAGCAGACTCGAAACCTGGCCAAGATTCTGCTAGCCACCACCATGGAGTCCCCTGGGGAGCGGACCCGTCACCTTCGCCAGCTTGCTGATGGCCAAGAAAGAGGTAAGAGAACCGCCCGGGACGGGAAAAGGAAGCTGCAACAGAACCAGTGTGCTTACTGCAAAGAGATAGGGCACTGGGTCCGAGAATGCCCAAAGAAGGCCGGTAAAAAGGGGAACAAGACAGACCGGGTGGAGGTCTTGGAGCTGGAAGGACTGAGTGATTAGGGAAGTCGGGGTTCGGatcccctccccgagcccagggtAACTCTTAAAGTGGAGGGGACGCCTGTTGACTTCCTTGTCGACACTGGAGCACAACATTCGGTTCTCCGCACACCTCAGGGGAAGCTAGCCAGCAAAAAGTCCTGGGTGCAAGGGGCAACTGGCATGagccagtattcatggactaCCCGAAGAACAGTAGATCTAGGAACGGGCCGGGTATCCCATTCCTTCATGGTAATACCAGAATGCCCCTACCCCCTATTAGGACGAGACTTGCTAACCAAGATTGGAGCCCAAATAACCTTCAGACAAGGGGGGCCTCAGGTCACCGATGGCAAAGGCCACCCCATCCAGGTCCTGACTCTGAGACTGGAGGATGAATATCgcctccaccagggggcgccaCCAGTAGAGAACAATATGGACAGGTGGCTGCGAGAattccccacagcctgggcagagACGGGGGGAGTAGGGCTGGCCGCCCACAGGGCCCCAACGCTGGTAGAACTAAAACCAGGAGAAGGCCCGATGAGAGTCAAACAGTACCCTATGTCCCAGGAGGCTCGGAAGGGAATCCAGCCTCACATCCGGAGACTGCGAAGCCTAGGGGTAATGGTTCCATGCCAATCTGCCTGGAAcacccccctcctgccagtcAGAAAGCCTCATACGAATGACTATCGGCCAGTTCAGGACCTCCGGGAAGTAAATAAAAGAGTCCTGGATATACACCCAACCGTTCCTAACCCATACACTCTCCTAAGCTCTCTGGCACCCTCTAGAATCTGGTATACTGTATTAGACTTGAAGGATGCCTTTTTCAGCCTGCCGTTAGCGCCTCAAAGCCAACCCCTGTTTGCCTTCGAATGGCACGACCCCGAGGAAGGTTACAGTGGACAATTAACCTGGACGCGATTGCCCCAAGGATTCAAGAATTTGCCCACCATCTTCGACGAGGCGCTGCATGAAGACCTCGGTGAGTACAGGAGGGAACACCCCAATCTCACCCTTCTTCAATACGTAGATGACATCCTGATTGCTGCCGATACCGCCAAAGATTGTGAGCAAGGGACCAAAGATCTGCTGGCCACCTTAGGAACCTTAGGGTACCGGGCCTCGGCGAAGAAGGCTCAGATATGCCAAAAGAGGGTGAGTTACCTGGGATACATACTGGAGGGCGGACAGCGGCGGTTGTCAGATGCTAGAAAAGAGACAGTCTTGAAaatccctgctcccacctcccggAGGGAGGTGAGGGAATTCCTAGGATCGGCTGGCTATTGCCGCCTCTGGATACCAAGTTTTGCTGAGATCGCCAGGCCCCTATACGAAGCCACCAAGGAGGGGAAGGCCTTTAAATGGACTGAGACAGAAGAAATTGCCTTTAATCAGATAAAGAAAGCTCTTTtggctgctccagccctgggcctaCCAGACATTACAAAACCCTTTCGCCTCTTTGTAGATGAGCGCAAAGGAGTAGCAAAAGGAGTTTTAACCCAGGCTTTAGGCCCCTGGAGTCGCCCAGTAGCGTATTTGTCTAAAAAGCTGGATCCCGTAGCCGCCGGCTGGCCACCGTGCCTAAGAATCATTGCGGCAACCGCGCTCTTAGTCAAGGATGCTGACAAACTGACCCTGGGACAGGGGATCTGGATCACAACCCCGCATGCCATTGAAGGGGTCCTAAAACAACCTCCCGATAGGTGGATGAGCAATGCTCGCATGACCCACTATCAAAGCTTGCTGCTCAACCCCCCTAGAGTACGGTTCCATCCCAGTGCGGCCCTCAACCCTGCTACCCTGCTACCTGACCCTGACCTAGATGCCCCACTGCATGACTGTGCGGGAATCCTGGAGCAGGTACATGGACTTCGGAAGGACCTGACCGATCGGCCCCTCCCggatgcagaggccacctggttcacgGATGGAAGCAGCTTCGTGCGGAACGGGAGCAGGTACGCGGGTGCAGCGGTGGTCACAGACACGAACACCGTGTGGGCGgaggatctgccccctgggaCATCAGCTCAGAGAGCAGAACTCATTGCACTCACCAAGGCACTGACACTGGGGGCTGGAAAACGGCTTAACGTTTACACAGACAGCCGTTATGCATTTGCTACAGCTCATGTTCATGGGGCAATCTACCAGGAAAGAGGGCTATTGACAGCCGAGGGacggacaataaaaaataagcaggaaATTCTCGACCTGCTCGCGGCCTTGTGGCTTCCTGCCAAGTTAGCCATAATCCACTGCCAGGGACACCAAAAAGCTGATGACCCGGTAGCGAAAGGCAACCAAAAGGCTGACCAGGCTGCAAAGGCAGTAGCCCTTACCTCGGTCCCTACCATGGCCTTACAACTCCCAGACCCAGGGGACCCAGTCTTACCAGACCAGCCCAAGTACTCCCAGGAAGAGTTGCAACGTATCAGAaagctccccagagcccaggaaATAAAGGGATGGTGGCATACACCAGAAGGAGAACTTATACTGCCGGACTGGCTCGGGGACACGATGTTAAAACATATGCACCAATCCACTCACCTGGGAACCCGGAAAATGAAGGACTTAATCCAACATGCCAGAATCAAAATTCACCAGCAGAATACCAAGATAGATCAGGTTGTGTCTGCCTGCAAGACCTGCCAACTTACAAACGCAAGGGTCGGATCAAATGaaagagggaccaggctcagaggcaccaaaccGGGAGCACAATGGGAGGTCGATTTCACTGAAATTAAACCAGggaagtatggttataaatatcttttagtgtTCATAGacaccttctctggctgggtagaggcatacccaaccaagcacGAAACAGCTCAGACGGTGGCCAAGAAGCTGCTGgaagacatcttacccag agggctccagagggcacacgaggacatttggccgcgcctccgcgccatctatgagaccagcccaaccccaactcctcatcaacacagaccaggagattgggtctacgtcagaaggcatcATCAAGAAACCCTTGAACCACGTTGGAAGGGTCCTTACACCGTGGTGCTAACAACCCCCactgctctcaaggtagacggcgtcgcgacctgggttcatcacactcacgtccggtcagcggaccCCTCCACGATCCGgaaggacttcatcaccaaatggagcgtcgatcgagatcaacgcaacccgctcaagctcaagctacggcgtgctcgacctgcgtGA